A single window of Eucalyptus grandis isolate ANBG69807.140 chromosome 1, ASM1654582v1, whole genome shotgun sequence DNA harbors:
- the LOC104435058 gene encoding glycine-rich RNA-binding protein 4, mitochondrial produces MDRGLMFLVRRALTVRNPNQTFSLRCFCSPPMSLSPPSNGKLFVGGLSWSVDEKSLQDAFSSFGEVTEVKILYDKDSGRSRGFGFVCFTNQADATCAKDAMDGKALLGRPLRISYALEKVRGAPVVVPRLSSNGDATSLKR; encoded by the exons ATGGACAGGGGTTTGATGTTCCTGGTGCGAAGAGCTTTGACGGTTCGAAACCCGAACCAGACCTTTAGCTTGCGCTGCTTTTGTTCTCCCCCTATGTCCCTTTCCCCTCCCTCCAATGGTAAACTCTTTGTTGGTG GACTGTCGTGGTCGGTTGATGAGAAGTCCTTGCAAGATGCTTTCTCTTCGTTTGGGGAGGTCACTGAAG TTAAGATTTTGTACGACAAAGACAGTGGCAGATCAAGAGGCtttggttttgtttgttttacaaaccAAGCTGATGCTACATGCGCAAAAGATGCCATGGATGGGAAG GCATTGCTAGGCCGGCCCTTAAGGATAAGCTATGCTCTTGAAAAGGTTCGTGGTGCTCCAGTTGTCGTCCCTCGCCTCTCAAGTAATGGTGATGCCACCAGTCTGAAGCGGTGA
- the LOC104435092 gene encoding LOW QUALITY PROTEIN: plant UBX domain-containing protein 4 (The sequence of the model RefSeq protein was modified relative to this genomic sequence to represent the inferred CDS: deleted 1 base in 1 codon) has translation MDNEPMESAALKGGGEDNSAAAATATAATIDSFREITSATREEAVFFLESHNWDLDAAVSTFLDSNALADADPPPPLPVPDPAPASPNSPSRSPSASPAQSPSLSYSPSRSPSRSRSASPARPPYELRSRRAAEAKKKPDKPSGSRGARGVRTLADLNRPVDHDSDSDSDEPREYYTGGEKSGMLVQDPTKGNDVDSIFSQARQRGVERPADNQSSRSRSFTGRGRLLSGDVVSSTPEHPEVVTHTITFWQNGFTVDDGPLRRLDDPENAQFLESIKNSECPQEIAPADRRTAVHVDLVRREEPHAEPKKRQLPFRGTGRTLGSTSSSPAASEPAAAASSLNTSPAPFMGLVVDDSSPSTSIQLRLADGTRMVSRFNYSHTIQDIRAFIDASRPGGERNYQLQTMGFPPKQLNDLDQTIEQAGIANSVVIQKF, from the exons ATGGACAACGAGCCCATGGAATCGGCGGCGCTCAAGGGCGGCGGCGAGGACaactccgccgccgccgccaccgccaccgctgCCACCATCGACTCCTTCCGCGAGATCACCTCCGCCACCCGCGAGGAGgccgtcttcttcctcgagAGCCACAATTGGGACCTCGACGCCGCCGTCTCGACGTTCCTCGACAGCAACGCCCTCGctgacgccgac ccgccgccccCGCTCCCCGTCCCGGACCCCGCCCCGGCTTCCCCCAACTCGCCCTCCCGGTCGccctcggcgtcgccggcgcaGTCCCCGTCGCTGTCGTACTCCCCGTCGCGGTCCCCGTCGAGGTCCCgatcggcctcgccggccaggCCCCCTTACGAGCTCCGCTCGCGCCGGGCCGCCGAGGCGAAGAAGAAGCCGGACAAGCCGTCCGGCAGCAGGGGGGCGCGCGGCGTCCGCACGCTTGCGGATCTGAACCGGCCGGTCGATCACGACTCTGACAGCGACTCCGATGAACCGCGGGAGTACTATACTGGCGGCGAAAAAAG CGGAATGCTTGTCCAAGATCCCACCAAGGGGAATGATGTGGATTCAATTTTTAGTCAAGCGAGACAAAGGGGCGTGGAAAGACCTGCTGATAACCAGTCATCAAGATCAAGAAGCTTTACTGGACGAGGGAGGTTGCTTTCTGGGGATGTCGTCTCATCTACTCCTGAGCACCCTGAAGTGGTCACTCACACGATTACGTTTTGGCAGAATGGATTTACTGTTGATGATGGTCCTCTGAGGAGGTTGGATGATCCTGAAAATGCTCAATTCTTGGAG AGCATCAAGAATTCAGAGTGTCCTCAAGAAATTGCTCCAGCTGATCGGAGGACCGCAGTGCATGTTGATCTTGTGAGGCGCGAAGAACCCCACGCC GAACCAAAGAAGCGCCAACTTCCATTCCGTGGAACGGGAAGAACTCTAGGCAGCACAAGTAGCTCTCCTGCTGCCTCTGAACCTGCTGCTGCTGCCTCTTCCCTTAATACTTCGCCAGCTCCATTCATGGGTCTAGTGGTGGATGATTCGTCACCGTCCACTTCAATTCAACTTAGGTTAGCCGATGGGACGCGCATGGTGTCCCGCTTCAACTATAGCCATACGATCCAGGATATTCGTGCTTTCATCGATGCGTCCAGGCCTGGCGGGGAAAGAAACTACCAGTTGCAGACTATGGGGTTCCCTCCCAAGCAACTCAATGATCTGGATCAGACAATAGAGCAAGCTGGAATAGCCAATTCGGTGGTTATCCAAAAGTTCTAA